The region TGTCGTACGGGGCGCTGGAGTCAACGAAAGGTGTAGCAGCCATGTAATAGTAGCTGGGTGTCTGGTTTGCTGTGAGCAATACATCCATTGTTTGTCCTGGTGTTATCATGATGTAATTGGTGTTTATGGGCTTTATGTATGCACCATCCTGTCCGACGACTGTAATGCTGTGGCCGGCGATTCCAAAGAACATTTCCTCGTTCATCACTGCACTTATTATTCGGAGAAGATATGTCTTGCCGGATTCCACTGATAGACTATATGTTGTTTCTGcaacaataaaatattatatacataagatttctcgaaaaaaaaaaatgtttctggttgaattatatattttgttaccATTGGAGCAATTATTTGGATATCCTGGTTGGCCATTGATGGTGTAGGCGTCTGATAGGGTTGGATCACCGCCAGTTTCCGTGGCATTATCAATTAATTCCTTCACATCTCCTTTGTACCATTCCCCTGCAGCAGCAAGGTGGAATTAAGCTTACATGTAGAAAACTaggaacacacacacacagaaaaGTACTTTAAATTACCAAGTACGATAACTACTTCTTCATCAGGCTGTGTGTCATATGGATATTTGGTTCCGTTTTCAGGTGAAATAATAATGGCGCCATGGATTGTGGCGCGTGACCAGTCGCTATGGGCATGCCACCATAGAGTTCCTTCTTCAGTAGAAAATATGACCTCTTGAGTGAAGTTTTTTCCTGGTTGAATAGGGCACTGTGTGATGTTCTCAGGACCATCTGACCATGGATTTCTAGGTTGCTTCACTCCGTGCCTGtaaataaagattaaaaataaaaataaaattattcagcgtttttcataatataattaattcaGAAAACACTTTTATATCTTAATTGAAAATCACTTGTATCTTTATATCTAGTCaaaatgctttttttaaaaattgtgaatgagaaagagagagagaaagggggaGGAGTCATCACCAATGAATAGTTACACCATAGTCTCCATTATTCTGGACATTAATATATGCCCTATCGCCTTTAGTTACAGCAATTGTTGGGCCAGGCCACGTGCCGTTTACTACTAGCATACTCTTGCTGGTACACAGCCTTTCGAAATTTGTGTTATTCAGCTGCAACCATAATAgcatggaaaaagaaaaagaaaataaataatcaacacgttttccacacacacacgcataaatatatatatatatataagagacaGGTTGGTCTctgtggtttttcttttgaaataattaaggAGGAAGGCTAGCTagcatatatataattggaaAGTACTTACAACAAAGGTGTAGTTGTGGACATTATAAGCCATGCAAAGGGGCACCCAATCGAGAAACAAAAACCCTAGGAATCCCAGGATCAAACCCATATTCTTTATTCCCATGATACAAAGAAAATTCTTAGCTAGTGTCGCTTCCTTCTGTGTCCATCCGCCGGAGGTTCAAGAGCTATTTATAGATCCAATCCGCTTGATCTACAAGGAAGAAAAAACACAGGAAAAACATGCATATATGTCCACACCCGAGCACTAGAGACTTGCTTGGGCCAGCTAATTTCTATAAAGCACGTTGATTTTTCTGGCGGCTGCTGATA is a window of Alnus glutinosa chromosome 4, dhAlnGlut1.1, whole genome shotgun sequence DNA encoding:
- the LOC133866842 gene encoding putative laccase-9 — encoded protein: MGIKNMGLILGFLGFLFLDWVPLCMAYNVHNYTFVLNNTNFERLCTSKSMLVVNGTWPGPTIAVTKGDRAYINVQNNGDYGVTIHWHGVKQPRNPWSDGPENITQCPIQPGKNFTQEVIFSTEEGTLWWHAHSDWSRATIHGAIIISPENGTKYPYDTQPDEEVVIVLGEWYKGDVKELIDNATETGGDPTLSDAYTINGQPGYPNNCSNETTYSLSVESGKTYLLRIISAVMNEEMFFGIAGHSITVVGQDGAYIKPINTNYIMITPGQTMDVLLTANQTPSYYYMAATPFVDSSAPYDRSNTSAIIKYTGNYTAPSSPPYPSLPNVTDRASADNFTSRIRSLASTEHPIDVPQEIDERIVITVSVNQLPCDQDSCAGPNGSRLAASLNNVSFSTPTIDILQAYYKSLSGVYDDDFPGYPPFVFNYTGISPDEYLLPSQGTKARMIDWGKKVEIVFQGTNILTAENHPMHLHGFSFYLVGSDYGNFDNTTSPGTYNLVDPPEVNTIGVPKNGWAAIRFVADNPGVWFMHCHLERHSSWGMDTVIIVRNGTTEETSMMPPPDNLPTCT